From one Motacilla alba alba isolate MOTALB_02 chromosome 8, Motacilla_alba_V1.0_pri, whole genome shotgun sequence genomic stretch:
- the GPBP1L1 gene encoding vasculin-like protein 1, producing MAQHDFVPAWLNFSTPQSTKSPAATFEKHGEHLPRGEGRFGVSRRRHNSSDGFFNNGPLRTAGDCWHQPSLLRHDSVDSGVSKGAHVGLSGSQPGWHGPSRGHDGVSQRGGGGTGVHRHWNGNFHSRKSSAFQEKLPVESREEKKEDKEHLQFEEEDFPSLNPEAGRQNNQNKPLGTPSGVWENPPSAKQPTKMLVIKKVSKEDPSAAFSAAFTSPVSHLANGNKATTIVPSVYKNLVPKPAAPPSKPSPWKANRSEHKPGSLSSTRDSAFTSPVSVTKPAVLASGSVLTSPKESPSSTTPPIEICSSRLTKLMRRTTDKKSEFLKALKDDRNGEITENRECDKLDDMESNSTPEPKENWEENCHQNGLSLPLPEEGENLSHSLEAEHRLLKEMGWQEYPENDENYLPLTEDELKEFQIKSEQRRRNGFGKNGFLQGRSSSLLFHWGSTFKTKIEDSDTETSSSETSDDDA from the exons ATGGCGCAGCATGACTTTGTTCCTGCCTGGCTTAACTTCTCAACACCACAGTCAACCAAG tcCCCTGCAGCCACCTTTGAGAAACATGGAGAGCATCTTCCAAGGGGAGAGGGCCGCTTTGGCGTGAGCCGCAGGAGACACAACTCTTCCGATGGATTTTTCAATAATGGGCCCCTCCGAACTGCGGGAG ACTGCTGGCATCAGCCGTCCCTTCTCCGCCATGATTCTGTAGATTCTGGTGTTTCTAAAGGAGCTCATGTTGGGCTTTCTGGCAGTCAGCCTGGCTGGCATGGTCCCTCACGGGGCCATGATGGTGTGAGCCAgcgtggaggaggaggaactgGAGTTCATCGCCACTGGAATGGCAACTTCCATTCTCGGAAAAGTTCCGCCTTTCAAGAAAAGCTGCCTGTTGAATCCAgggaagagaagaaggaagataAAGAGCATTTGCAGTTTGAGGAGGAAGACTTT CCATCTTTGAATCCAGAAGCTGGAAGACAGAACAACCAGAACAAACCTTTAGGGACACCTTCTGGAGTATGGG AAAACCCCCCTAGTGCCAAGCAACCTACCAAGATGCTGGTCATCAAAAAGGTTTCAAAAGAGGATCCTTCCGCCGCCTTCTCAGCTGCATTTACATCACCTGTTTCTCACCTGGCAAATGGCAACAAAGCCACCACCATTGTCCCAAGTGTCTACAAAAATCTGGTTCCTaaacctgcagctcctccttccAAG CCAAGCCCATGGAAAGCCAACAGAAGTGAACATAAACCAGGCTCGCTGTCCTCCACCCGTGACTCTGCCTTTACCAGTCCAGTGTCTGTAACCAAACCAGCGGTACTGGCAAGTGGCTCAGTCCTCACCTCTCCCAAAGAG AGTCCTTCCAGCACCACCCCTCCCATTGAGATCTGCTCCTCACGCCTGACGAAGCTGATGCGCCGGACCACTGACAAAAAGAGCGAATTCCTGAAGGCACTGAAGGATGATAGAAATGGGGAGATcacagaaaacagggaatgtGACAAGCTGGATGAT atgGAGAGCAACAGCACACCAGAACCAAAGGAAAACTGGGAAGAGAACTGCCATCAGAATGGCCTTTCTCTCCCTTTGCCGGAGGAGGGGGAAAACCTCTCCCATTCACTGGAAGCAGAACACAG GTTATTGAAAGAAATGGGATGGCAGGAATATCCTGAAAATGATGAAAACTACCTTCCCCTCACGGAGGATGAGCTCAAAGAGTTCCAGATTAAATCAGAGCAG CGAAGAAGAAATGGATTTGGGAAGAATGGATTTCTTCAGGGCCGCAGCTCCAGCCTGTTGTTCCACTGGGGAAGCACTTTTAAGACAAAGATTGAGGACTCAGACACAGAAACAAGTAGCAGCGAAACGTCAGATGACGATGCCTGA
- the CCDC17 gene encoding coiled-coil domain-containing protein 17: MARGTPGQPRASMPVSERFVTAEGRGSRASLTLFSVDCSGGSATFFPHSGARGKQWECPELGARPSQPSPASSVATVASNTAAATASSRVLDMETFLCPRCCLEFRSQPLLRVHMEKLCLGPTAPGSSCLRGGDPLPVEGAQGTARKSQDVSVGVPLNMDNAEPRHHFVPRGLPPAVGGQRGPGRAQGAPLGDVLTPRERALLRTADPPSRRLPAEGEPPRQPLPLQGHRQPPQELLEAHERQVAEIRASTRQLERQRERLCQQLATLGARAPLGHQPEQGEPEPSQGPRDQAGQVPTAQHRATLHLDTFLPPAGPLAAEARALRVSYLRSGGHDPAILEQLLHLQLEATVLEKGTAGPRRGRRMEPPSTGTHGLAEALLAVELENRRLEDELLALKVRRERRADAGSRAAQRHTEELARLQAEVGMLRCHAEQTRPWLHAPVFPRPVAPTLPPAFAVPELFMEAPGPALGPGRRTAHVPPGLPLTPFAALEDPPPAQEPPAQDRASRR, translated from the exons ATGGCACGGGGCactcctgggcagcccagggcaaGCATGCCCGTCAGCGAGCGCTTTGTAACTGCAGAGGGACGGGGCAGCAGGGCCTCCCTCACCTTGTTTTCTGTGGATTGCTCTGGTGGCTCAGcgacattttttccccattccgGTGCCCGTGGTAAACAGTGGGAATGTCCAGAGCTGGGGGCGcggccctcccagcccagcccagcgtCCAGCGTAGCAACAGTGGCTTCAAACACTGCAGCCGCCACCgccagcagcag GGTGTTGGACATGGAGACCTTCCTCTGCCCCCGCTGCTGCTTGGAGTTCAGATCCCAACCGCTGCTGCGGGTGCACATGGAGAAGCTGTGCCTCGGGCCCACGGCACccggcagctcctgcctccgTGGGGGGGACCCTCTGCCTGTGGAGGGAGCACAGGGCACGGCAAGGAAATCACAGGACGTCTCG GTCGGGGTGCCCCTAAATATGGACAACGCTGAGCCACGCCATCACTTTGTGCCTCGTGGGCTCCCACCAGCTGtggggggacagcggggaccaGGGCGGGCGCAGGGAGCTCCCCTGGGGGATGTGCTGACCCCCCGCGAGAGGGCCCTGCTCCGCACGGCTGACCCCCCTTCCAGGAGACTGCCAGCAGAG GGAGAGCCCCCCCGGCAGCCGctcccactgcagggacaccGGCAGCCGccgcaggagctgctggaagcccACGAGCGCCAGGTGGCCGAGATCAGGGCCAGCACGCGGCAGCTGGAGCGGCAGAGAGAGA ggctgtgccagcagctggccaCACTGGGGGCCAGGGCACCTCTGGGGCACCAGCCTGAGCAGGGGGAGCCGGAGCCGAGCCAGGGCCCGCGGGACCAGGCCGGACAGGTCccaacagcacagcacag ggcCACCCTCCACCTCGACACCTTCCTGCCGCCCGCAGGGCCGCTCGCAGCCGAGGCCAG GGCGCTGCGAGTGTCCTACCTGCGCTCCGGGGGACACGACCCGGCCATCCTGGAGCAGCTTCTCCACCTCCAGCTGGAGGCCACGGTGCTGGAGAAAGGAACCGCGGGGCCGCGCAGGGGCAGGCGGATGG agccccccagcACTGGCACTCACGGTCTGGCTGAGGCGCTGTTGGCCGTGGAGCTGGAGAACCGGCGTCTGGAAGATGAATTGTTGGCACTGAAGGtcagaagggagaggagagcagatgCTG GCTCACGGGCAGCCCAGCGGCACACAGAGGAACTGGCCCGGCTCCAGGCAGAGGTGGGAATGCTACGATGCCACGCAGAGCAGACAAGGCCATGGCTGCACGCCCCTGTCTTCCCACGCCCTGTAGCCCCCACACTGCCACCAGCCTTTGCTGTGCCAGAACTTTTCATG gaggCCCCCGGGCCAGCACTGGGGCCTGGCAGACGCACAGCCCACGTGCCCCCCGGACTCCCCCTCACCCCCTTTGCGGCCCTGGAGGaccctcctcctgctcaggaGCCCCCAGCACAAGACAGGGCTTCCCGAAGGTGA